Proteins found in one Pontibacter sp. SGAir0037 genomic segment:
- a CDS encoding superoxide dismutase, with protein sequence MAFELPKLPYAYDALEPHIDARTMEIHHTKHHQAYTTNLNNAIQGTDLEGKSIEEILTSIPADNKAVRNNGGGYYNHNLFWTILSPNGGGQPSGELAEAINSAFGSFDQFKEKFNAAAATRFGSGWAWLCVKDGKLEVCSTPNQDVTIMPFSEGCSGTPILGLDVWEHAYYLNYQNRRPDYISAFWNVVNWEEVTRRYNEAK encoded by the coding sequence ATGGCTTTCGAACTTCCGAAACTACCTTACGCTTACGACGCTCTGGAGCCGCACATCGATGCGCGCACCATGGAAATCCACCATACAAAACACCACCAGGCTTACACTACCAACCTGAACAATGCCATCCAGGGCACTGACTTAGAAGGTAAGTCTATTGAAGAAATTTTAACCAGCATTCCGGCTGATAACAAAGCAGTTCGCAACAACGGTGGTGGTTACTACAACCATAACCTGTTCTGGACTATCCTTTCGCCAAACGGTGGTGGTCAGCCATCTGGCGAACTAGCAGAGGCTATCAATTCCGCTTTTGGTTCTTTCGACCAGTTTAAAGAAAAATTTAATGCAGCCGCTGCTACCCGTTTTGGTTCTGGCTGGGCATGGCTGTGTGTAAAAGACGGTAAACTGGAAGTATGCTCTACTCCAAACCAAGATGTAACAATTATGCCTTTTTCAGAAGGTTGCAGTGGTACACCAATTCTTGGCCTGGACGTTTGGGAGCACGCTTACTACCTGAACTACCAGAACCGTCGCCCTGACTACATCAGCGCATTCTGGAATGTTGTAAACTGGGAAGAAGTAACGCGTCGTTACAACGAAGCGAAATAA
- a CDS encoding radical SAM protein: protein MRLTKKPVLCNYYVTYRCNAKCSFCDIWEKPSPYITLEDVRQNLLDMKRLGVQVIDFTGGEPLLHRQIDEMLGMAHDMGFITTLTTNGMLYPKLAQRLKGKVDMLHFSLDSVHKETHDTGRGVACYDFVMQSIEVAKSLGERPDILFTVFKHNLNELEEVYEKIILPNKLLLILNPAFEYNDIDAGERLTEQELDFLTAFGKRRQVYLNDGFVQLRRDGGNHIDKPVCKAASTTLVISPENELVVPCYHLGEKSFPINGNLFELYTSKEVEALKALEGRLPGCEGCTINCYMQPSFAVEVNKYFWEALPSTLKYNLYKGTWKRLLPF from the coding sequence ATGCGTTTAACCAAGAAGCCTGTACTTTGCAACTACTATGTTACCTACCGCTGTAATGCAAAGTGCTCATTCTGCGATATTTGGGAAAAGCCCTCGCCTTACATTACACTAGAAGATGTGCGGCAAAACCTGCTGGATATGAAGCGGCTGGGCGTACAGGTAATCGATTTTACAGGTGGTGAGCCCTTGTTGCATCGGCAGATTGATGAGATGCTGGGCATGGCACACGATATGGGTTTTATTACTACCCTTACAACAAATGGCATGCTTTACCCCAAGCTGGCACAACGGCTTAAAGGAAAAGTGGATATGCTGCATTTTTCCTTGGATTCTGTTCATAAAGAGACGCATGATACAGGCAGAGGTGTGGCTTGCTACGACTTTGTAATGCAATCTATCGAAGTAGCAAAAAGTTTAGGAGAACGACCGGATATTCTTTTTACCGTTTTTAAACATAACCTGAACGAACTGGAAGAGGTTTACGAGAAGATTATCCTGCCAAACAAGCTGCTGCTGATCCTGAACCCTGCTTTTGAGTATAATGATATTGATGCCGGTGAGCGACTAACAGAGCAAGAGTTGGATTTTCTGACGGCTTTTGGCAAGCGCAGGCAGGTATACCTGAATGATGGCTTTGTGCAGTTGCGCCGCGATGGCGGCAACCATATAGATAAACCTGTGTGTAAAGCGGCAAGCACTACACTTGTGATATCCCCGGAAAATGAACTGGTGGTTCCGTGTTATCACCTGGGCGAGAAAAGCTTCCCGATAAACGGTAATTTGTTTGAGCTGTATACTTCTAAAGAGGTAGAGGCCTTAAAAGCACTGGAAGGCAGACTGCCAGGTTGCGAAGGCTGTACCATTAACTGCTACATGCAACCAAGCTTTGCCGTTGAAGTAAACAAGTATTTCTGGGAAGCGCTGCCAAGTACGTTAAAGTATAATCTTTACAAAGGAACCTGGAAGCGTTTACTGCCTTTTTAG
- a CDS encoding protein-disulfide reductase DsbD, with amino-acid sequence MNRTFLLKPFVFTFLLMAISLFTQAQILKPAVWSYAVSDKQVKVGEEVELIFNVRIDKNWYLYSTDFDPDLGPMVTEFKFTKHPSYELVGKVKPVNPKKKYDELWDGEYTYFVGTAQFRQKIKVLQPNLLVKGTYEYQVCTDVDGKCIPFDDSFTFDNSQIQVAAAAPVATPAQPEQKPEAAPQKTQEPSGAQTPGIGTESVPADEAAAVADNDLATTEAATQDTTTLAASSGNGAGAASEAPVLPVTGTDNSSESLFGFFLVAFIFGLGALLTPCVFPMIPMTVSFFTGGSANRAQGIFKAFLYGISIIAIYTLVGTVVAKLFGADGANFISTHWLPNLIFFSVFIIFAMSFFGLFEITLPSSFLTKVDAQADRGGFLGLFFMAFTLVLVSFSCTGPIVGSILVASAGGETLRPVVGMFGFSLAFALPFTVFAIFPSWLSTLPKSGGWLNSVKVVLGFIELALALKFLSVADQVYHWGILDRDVYLALWIVIFTLMGFYLLGKLKFSHDSDLPYLSVSRLFLAIATFAFVVYLIPGLFGAPLKALAGYLPPQSTHDFDLNAIVRQNGGGAGTPVTDQLCEQPKYADFLELPHGLQGYFDLEQAKRCAAEQGKPIFIDFTGHGCVNCREMEARVWSDPQVLQRLQENFVVVALYVDDKTELAQSEWYTSSYDGKEKTTLGKKYADYQITKFNVNAQPYYVLMDENENVLVNPIAYDLHVANFVNFLDAGVAAYKAREAVTATR; translated from the coding sequence ATGAATAGAACATTCCTTTTAAAGCCGTTTGTATTTACTTTTTTACTGATGGCTATATCGCTGTTCACACAGGCTCAGATTCTGAAGCCAGCAGTCTGGAGCTATGCAGTTTCTGATAAACAGGTTAAAGTAGGCGAAGAAGTAGAGTTGATCTTTAATGTGCGCATCGATAAAAACTGGTATTTGTACTCCACCGATTTTGATCCTGATCTGGGGCCGATGGTAACAGAATTTAAATTTACCAAACACCCGTCTTACGAGCTGGTGGGTAAGGTAAAGCCTGTAAATCCAAAGAAAAAATACGATGAGCTATGGGACGGTGAATATACTTATTTTGTAGGTACAGCGCAGTTTCGGCAGAAAATTAAGGTGCTCCAGCCAAACCTGCTGGTAAAAGGAACTTACGAATACCAGGTATGTACTGATGTAGACGGAAAATGTATTCCGTTTGACGACAGCTTTACTTTTGATAACAGCCAGATACAGGTAGCAGCAGCTGCTCCGGTTGCAACGCCTGCTCAACCTGAGCAAAAACCGGAGGCGGCTCCGCAAAAAACACAAGAACCATCCGGGGCACAAACGCCAGGTATTGGTACAGAATCAGTGCCTGCCGACGAGGCCGCTGCGGTAGCAGACAATGATTTGGCAACTACTGAAGCAGCTACGCAAGACACCACAACATTAGCGGCTTCTTCCGGAAATGGTGCCGGTGCAGCTTCAGAAGCACCTGTTTTGCCAGTAACAGGTACAGACAATAGTTCTGAAAGCCTTTTCGGTTTTTTTTTGGTCGCTTTTATCTTTGGCTTGGGAGCACTGTTAACGCCATGTGTCTTCCCGATGATTCCCATGACGGTGAGCTTCTTTACAGGGGGCAGTGCTAACAGAGCACAGGGAATTTTTAAAGCCTTTCTTTATGGCATTTCCATTATTGCCATTTATACATTAGTGGGTACGGTCGTGGCAAAACTTTTTGGTGCCGACGGAGCGAACTTTATTAGTACACACTGGCTGCCTAACCTTATCTTTTTCTCTGTATTCATTATTTTTGCCATGTCGTTCTTCGGGTTGTTCGAAATCACACTCCCGAGCTCTTTCCTGACAAAAGTGGATGCACAGGCAGACCGCGGAGGTTTTTTAGGTTTGTTTTTTATGGCATTTACGCTGGTGCTGGTTTCTTTCTCCTGCACCGGGCCAATAGTAGGTAGTATATTGGTAGCATCGGCAGGAGGGGAAACCTTACGACCTGTAGTAGGCATGTTTGGCTTCTCTTTAGCCTTTGCCTTACCCTTTACTGTATTTGCAATTTTCCCTTCCTGGTTAAGTACCTTGCCCAAGTCGGGTGGCTGGTTAAATTCCGTAAAGGTAGTGCTGGGCTTTATAGAGTTAGCACTTGCACTTAAGTTTTTAAGCGTGGCCGACCAGGTGTACCATTGGGGAATTTTAGATCGTGATGTTTACCTGGCTCTCTGGATTGTGATTTTTACGCTGATGGGTTTTTACCTGCTGGGCAAGCTGAAGTTCTCTCACGATTCTGATCTTCCTTACCTGAGCGTGTCTCGCTTGTTTCTGGCCATTGCTACCTTTGCTTTTGTTGTTTACCTGATTCCAGGCTTGTTTGGCGCACCGCTCAAGGCACTGGCAGGTTACCTGCCACCGCAAAGCACACACGACTTCGACCTGAATGCCATTGTTCGGCAGAATGGAGGAGGAGCAGGCACACCTGTAACTGATCAGCTTTGTGAGCAGCCAAAGTACGCCGATTTCCTGGAGCTGCCGCACGGCCTGCAAGGCTATTTTGACCTGGAGCAGGCAAAGCGTTGTGCTGCAGAACAGGGAAAGCCCATCTTTATCGACTTTACCGGACACGGTTGTGTAAACTGCCGCGAAATGGAAGCTCGTGTCTGGTCTGATCCGCAGGTGCTGCAGCGCTTACAGGAAAACTTTGTCGTGGTGGCCTTGTATGTGGATGATAAAACAGAGCTGGCCCAAAGTGAATGGTATACCAGCAGCTACGACGGAAAGGAAAAGACAACGCTTGGGAAAAAATACGCCGACTACCAGATCACCAAATTTAACGTAAATGCGCAGCCATATTATGTGCTGATGGATGAGAACGAGAATGTACTGGTAAACCCGATTGCGTACGACCTTCATGTAGCCAACTTTGTAAACTTCCTAGATGCTGGTGTGGCAGCTTACAAAGCAAGAGAAGCGGTAACTGCAACCCGTTAG
- a CDS encoding DUF937 domain-containing protein has product MLDNIINGVKGQLSGELQQKFNINPDQANRSVDMAKDNLSHGLKKEATGGDFGGIMDLLKGKKAPAESSAVNGMTNKYISDLTSKLGIPSQVANQIGPFVMTFLMNKVTGKVQSDGMGQTDIMGMLGGGLADKLPKGIADKLGGFFK; this is encoded by the coding sequence ATGTTAGATAATATTATAAATGGGGTAAAAGGGCAGCTTTCAGGTGAACTGCAGCAAAAGTTTAATATTAATCCTGATCAGGCAAACCGTTCTGTAGATATGGCAAAGGATAACCTGAGCCACGGATTAAAGAAGGAGGCAACAGGAGGCGATTTCGGAGGCATTATGGATTTGCTGAAAGGGAAGAAAGCACCGGCTGAATCTTCGGCTGTAAACGGTATGACAAATAAATATATCAGCGATCTTACTTCAAAGCTAGGTATTCCGAGCCAGGTGGCAAATCAGATTGGCCCCTTTGTCATGACGTTCCTGATGAACAAGGTAACCGGTAAGGTGCAGTCTGATGGAATGGGACAAACTGATATCATGGGCATGTTAGGCGGTGGCTTAGCCGATAAACTGCCCAAAGGTATAGCCGATAAACTGGGAGGTTTCTTTAAATAG
- a CDS encoding nucleoside deaminase, whose translation MDDFLSLYNDDYFMEEAYRQAQYAFEEGEIPIGAVIVCKNRIIAKAYNQTEKLNDVTAHAEMLAFTAASEYLGNKYLHDCTLFVTVEPCVMCAGASYWAQLKRVVFGAPEPKRGYRRIGNLLHPKTEMVSGVKAQECAELMASFFANKRN comes from the coding sequence GTGGACGACTTTTTATCACTTTACAACGACGATTACTTTATGGAGGAGGCATACCGGCAGGCGCAGTATGCTTTTGAGGAGGGAGAGATTCCGATAGGGGCCGTTATAGTATGCAAAAACCGAATTATTGCAAAGGCTTATAACCAGACCGAAAAGCTGAACGATGTAACTGCTCATGCCGAAATGCTGGCCTTTACAGCTGCTTCCGAATACCTCGGCAACAAGTACCTCCACGACTGCACCCTATTTGTGACGGTGGAGCCTTGTGTGATGTGCGCAGGAGCCAGTTATTGGGCACAGCTGAAGAGAGTGGTGTTCGGAGCACCGGAACCCAAGCGCGGCTACAGGCGGATAGGAAATTTGCTACACCCTAAAACCGAAATGGTTAGCGGCGTGAAAGCCCAGGAGTGCGCGGAACTTATGGCATCGTTCTTTGCTAATAAAAGAAATTAA
- a CDS encoding M1 family aminopeptidase, which yields MFSEIFLFELKYRMKRPATYIYFMLLFLMAFLAMIALGGAFGGGVIIGDASGGKVFANSPYQINWIITLLSWFGVLITCSMMGTPIFRDFEHKTHSLYYTSLITKAGYIFGRFTGSFLVTLFVFLGVAAGAMFASIMPWMEPEKLGPFNLMWYIQPYLTIVIPNLLLTGAIFFTFATLTRSALSIYVGGVLFLVLYGVSSALTGDLDNEMWANILDPMGASAVYFTQRYWTTAERNTLMLPFSDYILLNRALWVGIGLALLAFCYFRFSFSFANQGVKLFRRKSSAEAVGAFVPTDRLQLPKVNQYFSFNLSLSQYFKLSKLEFKGVVKSVYFIAITLAGVMFLFVTGSQIGKMYDTNFFPVTSQVVQVLNGTFALFFLIIITFYAGELVWRERDNRINQIYDALPIPNWVPFASKLTALVLVQVVLLAVIMFCGIIIQTFKGYYNYELDVYVKGLFGIKLVDYIGLCALAMLVQVLVNNKYLGHFVMVVYYLLNIFKGQLGWEHNLYSFNSTPGITYSAMNGYGHFVWPFTVFKVYWAAFALLLAIVANLLWVRGSESMLKWRFKLASLQLTRSTLFVTGAALAVFMVTGGFIFYNTNILNTYRTSDEQEERQADFEKKYKKYDGIAQPRITDVNLNVAIFPDERAFSFKGYFWIKNKHSQPIDSLHLMLADEANVRKLEFSQKAELVLNDKDNQYYIYKLAQPMQPGDSMRLDMDLNFETKGFRNSGSNTSIVYNGTFINSQYLPKIGYQSAFELSEDNVRKEHGLSPKERMADVNDSLARRNTYISSEADWINFEAVVSTKKGQTAIAPGYLQRDWIEGDRHYFHYKMDAPILNFYSFLSADYQVKKAKWTGKDGKEVAIEIYYHKGHEYNLDRMINGVKKSLDYFTANFSPYQHRQVRILEFPGYQSFAQSFPNTIPYSESIGFIANVDEKNPEDIDYPFYITAHEVAHQWWAHQVIGGDVQGSVLMSETMSQYSALMVMKQQYGEEKMNKFLRYELNTYLLGRTSETKKEMPLYKVENQGYIHYRKGSLVMYALADYIGEDKLNNALQQYIRKVAFQEAPYTNSVEFMQYIRQATPDSLQYLVTDMFENITLYENKTTDAKYTKLDNGKYKVTLTVDAKKFYADSLGTETAAPLHDWVDVGVIARKKIGGHWQDKPLYLKKHKVKSGENKFEFIVDEQPAKAGIDPQNKLIDRNPEDNTKTLSAS from the coding sequence ATGTTCTCAGAGATATTTCTTTTTGAATTAAAGTACAGGATGAAGCGCCCTGCTACTTACATATACTTTATGCTGCTCTTCCTGATGGCTTTCCTGGCCATGATAGCATTGGGTGGCGCTTTTGGAGGAGGTGTAATAATAGGCGATGCCAGCGGAGGAAAAGTATTTGCCAACTCTCCATACCAGATCAACTGGATCATTACCTTGCTCAGCTGGTTTGGCGTACTGATTACCTGTTCTATGATGGGTACACCTATTTTCAGGGACTTTGAGCATAAAACCCACTCGCTGTACTATACCTCGCTTATTACAAAAGCGGGCTATATCTTTGGCCGTTTTACAGGCTCCTTTCTGGTTACTCTCTTTGTGTTTTTAGGTGTAGCGGCCGGCGCTATGTTTGCCTCCATCATGCCCTGGATGGAGCCTGAGAAGCTGGGTCCGTTTAACCTAATGTGGTATATCCAGCCTTACCTGACCATTGTTATCCCGAACCTGCTGCTGACTGGCGCCATCTTCTTTACCTTTGCCACCCTTACCCGTAGTGCCCTCTCTATTTATGTAGGCGGCGTGCTGTTCCTGGTGCTGTATGGCGTTTCCAGTGCTTTAACCGGTGATCTGGATAATGAAATGTGGGCTAACATTTTAGATCCCATGGGTGCTTCAGCCGTCTATTTTACCCAGCGCTACTGGACAACGGCAGAACGCAATACCCTGATGCTGCCTTTCAGTGACTATATTCTCCTGAACCGGGCCCTTTGGGTGGGAATAGGGCTGGCGCTACTGGCTTTCTGCTATTTCCGCTTCAGTTTCTCCTTTGCCAACCAGGGCGTTAAACTGTTTCGCCGAAAATCCAGTGCCGAAGCTGTAGGTGCTTTTGTTCCTACTGACCGCCTGCAACTGCCGAAAGTAAACCAGTACTTCTCTTTTAACCTGAGCCTGAGCCAGTACTTTAAGCTCTCGAAGCTGGAATTTAAGGGTGTGGTGAAAAGTGTTTATTTTATTGCCATCACCCTGGCAGGCGTTATGTTCCTGTTCGTGACAGGCTCCCAGATCGGCAAGATGTACGACACTAATTTCTTTCCTGTAACATCGCAGGTAGTGCAGGTACTCAATGGCACGTTTGCCCTCTTTTTCCTGATCATTATTACTTTTTATGCAGGTGAATTGGTGTGGCGCGAGCGGGACAACCGCATCAACCAGATTTATGACGCCCTTCCTATTCCGAACTGGGTGCCTTTTGCGTCTAAACTTACGGCCCTAGTGCTGGTTCAGGTGGTGCTGTTAGCCGTGATCATGTTCTGCGGCATTATCATACAAACCTTTAAAGGTTATTACAATTATGAACTCGATGTATATGTAAAAGGCTTGTTTGGCATTAAGCTGGTAGATTACATCGGCCTTTGCGCATTGGCTATGCTGGTGCAGGTGCTGGTAAACAACAAATACCTGGGCCACTTTGTAATGGTGGTGTACTACCTGCTCAACATCTTTAAAGGGCAGCTGGGCTGGGAGCACAACCTGTATTCTTTTAACTCAACACCAGGCATCACTTACTCTGCCATGAATGGCTATGGGCATTTTGTGTGGCCATTTACTGTTTTTAAAGTTTATTGGGCTGCCTTTGCTTTGTTACTTGCCATTGTAGCCAATTTATTATGGGTGCGGGGTTCAGAATCGATGCTGAAGTGGCGGTTTAAGCTGGCCAGCCTGCAACTTACCAGGTCTACTCTGTTTGTTACGGGAGCCGCACTGGCTGTATTTATGGTTACAGGTGGCTTTATCTTCTACAACACCAACATCCTGAATACTTACCGTACTTCCGACGAGCAGGAAGAACGCCAGGCAGATTTTGAGAAGAAGTACAAGAAGTATGACGGCATTGCGCAGCCTCGTATTACAGATGTAAACCTGAATGTAGCTATTTTCCCGGATGAGCGTGCTTTTTCTTTTAAAGGGTACTTCTGGATCAAGAACAAGCACAGCCAACCGATTGACTCCCTGCACCTGATGCTGGCCGATGAAGCCAATGTGCGTAAACTGGAGTTTAGCCAGAAGGCCGAACTCGTACTCAACGACAAAGACAATCAGTACTACATTTACAAACTGGCGCAGCCCATGCAGCCCGGAGATTCTATGCGCCTCGACATGGACCTGAACTTCGAGACCAAAGGGTTCCGAAACAGTGGCTCTAATACCAGTATTGTATATAATGGCACCTTTATCAACAGCCAGTACCTGCCTAAAATCGGTTACCAGTCAGCCTTTGAACTATCGGAAGATAATGTGCGCAAAGAACACGGTCTGTCTCCGAAAGAGCGCATGGCCGATGTAAACGACTCACTAGCCCGCCGCAATACCTATATCAGCAGTGAAGCCGACTGGATTAATTTTGAAGCCGTAGTAAGCACTAAGAAAGGGCAAACGGCTATAGCTCCCGGTTACCTGCAGCGCGATTGGATAGAAGGCGACCGCCATTATTTTCACTATAAAATGGATGCTCCAATCCTGAACTTCTATTCTTTTCTTTCTGCGGATTACCAGGTAAAGAAGGCTAAATGGACAGGTAAAGACGGTAAAGAAGTAGCCATCGAAATATATTACCACAAAGGCCACGAGTATAACCTCGACCGTATGATCAATGGGGTGAAGAAGTCTCTGGATTACTTCACTGCCAACTTCAGCCCTTACCAGCACAGGCAGGTGCGCATCCTGGAGTTCCCGGGTTATCAATCGTTCGCGCAGTCTTTCCCGAATACCATTCCTTACTCGGAGTCGATTGGCTTTATTGCTAATGTAGACGAAAAGAATCCCGAGGATATTGATTATCCATTCTATATAACCGCGCACGAAGTAGCACACCAGTGGTGGGCACACCAGGTAATCGGCGGAGATGTGCAGGGTTCGGTACTTATGTCGGAAACCATGAGCCAGTATAGCGCCCTGATGGTGATGAAGCAACAATATGGCGAGGAGAAAATGAACAAATTCCTGCGCTACGAGCTAAACACCTACCTGCTTGGCCGCACCTCCGAAACAAAAAAAGAGATGCCGCTTTACAAGGTAGAGAACCAGGGCTACATCCACTACCGCAAAGGCAGCCTGGTAATGTATGCTCTGGCTGATTATATCGGGGAGGATAAGCTAAATAATGCGCTGCAACAATACATCCGCAAGGTAGCTTTCCAGGAAGCGCCCTATACCAATTCTGTTGAGTTTATGCAGTACATCCGCCAGGCTACCCCTGACTCGCTGCAGTACCTGGTAACCGATATGTTTGAGAACATTACCTTGTATGAGAATAAAACCACAGATGCCAAGTATACCAAGCTCGACAACGGGAAGTACAAAGTAACGCTAACCGTTGATGCGAAAAAGTTTTATGCCGACAGCCTTGGCACCGAAACAGCAGCACCTTTGCATGACTGGGTAGATGTAGGCGTTATAGCCCGCAAGAAGATAGGCGGCCATTGGCAGGACAAGCCGCTTTACCTGAAAAAGCATAAAGTAAAATCAGGCGAAAACAAGTTTGAATTTATTGTAGATGAGCAGCCAGCCAAAGCAGGTATAGACCCACAAAACAAACTTATTGACCGCAACCCGGAAGATAATACAAAAACATTGTCGGCAAGCTAA
- a CDS encoding hemolysin family protein has translation MILNIIVTIVLVLLNGFFVAAEFAIVKVRSSQIELRAQAGHSMAKLAQHMLGHLDAYLSATQLGITLASLGLGWIGESVVAQIIINIMHAFGFQGSDALAHQIALPFSFALITVLHIVFGELAPKSIAIQRSESTTLAVALPLRFFYVLFIPFIWLLNGLANLVLRGMGIRPMHGVEVHTAEELRLLFEQSAESGQIIESQQELIENVFQFNERMVKQILVPRTRMVAIDVNIKEEDLMQVIHTEGYSRLPVYDGTVDNIVGVLYVKDLLSLMRLGEPIIISKLMRQAYFVPETKKINRLLQQFQRRHMHIAIVTDEFGGVSGIVTIEDIIEELVGEIQDEYDEEVPIVELVNDFEYKVNGAAAISDANDYLPYPLPEGEDYETVGGLITMIYGQIPENLNEIASFNEYDVRVTEKTDRRVEWVLFKVKEEYQEEVTER, from the coding sequence ATGATTCTAAATATTATTGTGACCATAGTCCTGGTTCTCCTGAACGGCTTTTTCGTGGCCGCTGAGTTTGCCATTGTAAAAGTACGATCGTCACAGATAGAACTCCGGGCCCAGGCCGGCCATTCGATGGCTAAACTTGCCCAGCACATGCTGGGCCATCTGGATGCATACTTATCTGCCACACAACTAGGTATCACGCTGGCATCGCTTGGTTTGGGCTGGATCGGTGAAAGTGTGGTTGCACAGATCATCATCAACATCATGCATGCTTTCGGCTTTCAGGGAAGCGACGCACTTGCTCACCAGATTGCGTTACCATTTTCTTTTGCCCTGATTACAGTGCTGCACATTGTATTCGGAGAACTGGCACCTAAATCTATCGCGATACAACGATCCGAGTCTACGACATTGGCAGTAGCCCTTCCGCTTCGCTTCTTCTATGTATTATTTATTCCTTTTATATGGTTGCTGAACGGCCTGGCAAACTTGGTGCTCAGAGGAATGGGTATACGCCCTATGCATGGTGTTGAGGTACACACGGCCGAAGAACTCCGCCTGCTTTTTGAACAAAGTGCTGAGAGCGGCCAGATTATAGAGTCGCAGCAGGAGCTGATTGAGAACGTATTTCAGTTTAACGAACGCATGGTAAAGCAGATACTGGTGCCGCGCACCCGTATGGTAGCCATAGACGTGAACATTAAAGAAGAAGACCTGATGCAGGTAATCCATACAGAAGGTTACTCGCGCCTGCCTGTGTATGACGGTACCGTAGACAACATTGTTGGGGTGCTTTATGTCAAAGACCTGCTTAGCTTGATGCGCTTAGGTGAACCAATTATTATCTCCAAGCTCATGCGCCAGGCTTACTTTGTTCCTGAAACGAAAAAGATCAACCGGCTGCTACAGCAATTCCAGCGCCGCCACATGCATATTGCCATTGTAACCGATGAGTTTGGCGGTGTATCCGGTATTGTAACAATTGAGGATATTATTGAGGAACTGGTGGGTGAGATCCAGGATGAGTATGATGAAGAGGTGCCGATTGTAGAACTGGTGAATGATTTTGAGTATAAAGTAAACGGAGCCGCTGCTATCTCAGACGCAAACGATTACCTACCCTACCCGCTGCCGGAAGGCGAAGATTACGAAACCGTAGGCGGACTTATTACCATGATTTACGGACAAATACCGGAAAACCTGAACGAGATTGCCAGCTTTAATGAATACGATGTGCGGGTAACCGAAAAAACAGACCGCCGTGTAGAATGGGTGTTATTTAAAGTAAAAGAGGAATACCAGGAAGAGGTTACCGAAAGGTAA
- a CDS encoding gamma carbonic anhydrase family protein, with protein sequence MPVILPVKGISPEFGNNCFVAENATIVGDVVLGDDCSVWFNAVIRGDVNSIRIGNRSNIQDGAVIHCTYQKAATTIGNNVSVGHNAIVHGCTIEDNVLVGMGSIVMDNALVQKNTIVAAGAIVLENTVCESGWIYAGIPAKKVKQLSQEQIDGLDKVAGNYVMYGSWFTDSQ encoded by the coding sequence ATGCCTGTTATTCTTCCTGTAAAAGGTATAAGCCCGGAGTTCGGTAACAATTGCTTTGTTGCCGAAAATGCTACAATTGTTGGAGATGTTGTTTTAGGAGATGATTGTTCGGTCTGGTTTAATGCTGTTATCCGGGGTGATGTAAACAGCATCCGAATTGGCAACAGATCTAATATTCAGGATGGTGCCGTTATCCATTGTACTTACCAGAAGGCTGCTACTACTATTGGTAACAATGTATCTGTTGGCCATAATGCCATTGTGCATGGTTGTACAATAGAAGACAATGTGTTGGTGGGCATGGGCTCTATTGTTATGGATAATGCCCTGGTGCAAAAGAACACCATTGTGGCAGCCGGAGCTATTGTGTTGGAAAATACTGTTTGCGAATCGGGCTGGATATATGCAGGTATACCCGCCAAAAAAGTAAAGCAGCTTAGCCAGGAGCAAATAGATGGTCTGGATAAAGTAGCCGGTAATTATGTGATGTATGGCAGCTGGTTTACAGACTCGCAGTAG
- a CDS encoding RidA family protein encodes MENNRLNISSGAVWEDLIGYSRAVKAGPFIEVAGTTATEGDIVIGKGDAYEQTKYILKKIEKALQEAGATLQQVIRTRIYVTDISQWEAVGRAHGEFFHAIKPASTLIEVKALIHPEQLVEIEASAIVWP; translated from the coding sequence ATGGAAAACAACAGATTAAACATCTCTTCGGGTGCCGTATGGGAAGACCTTATCGGCTATAGCCGGGCTGTAAAAGCAGGGCCATTTATAGAAGTAGCAGGCACCACAGCAACCGAAGGGGACATTGTTATTGGAAAGGGTGATGCTTACGAACAGACAAAGTATATTCTGAAAAAAATAGAAAAAGCCTTGCAGGAGGCTGGTGCCACCCTACAACAGGTAATCAGAACCCGTATCTACGTAACCGATATCAGCCAGTGGGAAGCTGTTGGTCGTGCACATGGCGAGTTCTTTCACGCTATTAAACCAGCTTCCACATTAATAGAGGTTAAGGCACTCATTCATCCGGAGCAGTTAGTAGAGATAGAAGCAAGTGCCATTGTATGGCCTTAG